The sequence AGCAAAAAGAATCAGCTTTAGATATGTTTAAAGCTTAGATGAATAGGAGTGCAGTGGAATCACGTTACCATTTGCTTTAGCTTGAGGAGCTCAGACACATCCGCTTGTTTCCGGGCAGGTCCACTTTCGATTCCGCGAACTCTGCTAGCAAAGTTTAAGGAGCAAAGCGTCTCTCCTTGATCATCAGAGCTAGGACTAATCTGAACAAACATCAATGTCTTGCAATCTCCACCTGTATAAGTCACAGTGAAATGGACAAACCATTGAGAGATGAAAGGCAAAATGTCCTATGGCTCATGTAAGCAACGGATGTATAGGACAAGTTTTACTTACCCAAAGAGTTTTGTAGCATATGAGTGAGCTTTGAGTTTCTAACgcacaaaaaagagagaaacgttttacaattaaaaaaacagtATAGCTCAAATGAAATTGTCTTGAGAGAGGAAAACCTGTAAGGAATGTGGCTTGTTTTGGATGCAAGGGCGGAGATAACATCACCGAGTGCAGAAAGCGACTTATTGATAAACAGAGATTCTTTCAGCCTTTCTCCTTCAACTTCTACCTTTCCTACTCGCTCACTTCCAGCCAAGTCCACAAGCCAGAGATGACTTCTGGTTCTCTGGCCATTGATCAAATTCTCTCCCTTCACTGTCACTCGCAACAAGCTGCAcagaaagaaattttttattgtaTGAGTAAGGTTTCGTTTCACATGGCTTTTGTTTCCAAACCCTTTTGCATACCAGTGAGAGCGGCTGCTTTGCTCGTTTGCAGCTGTTGATCCCACAGATCTAACACAATAGCCTCTTTTGAGCAGATCCCACACTTCGTCTGTGTTGAAAACTTGTGCTTCGACTAATCCAGGGACTTCTTGAGTCCCTTCTGCTGATTGCTTAACCTCCAACCTTCATTAATTCAACACAGACAGAGAAACAGTGAGGCGTTTCTATTTGATTACAAAGCAAGAGAATGAAGGACCTACTTTTTAGGAGGATGGCTTGAGTTATCAACTAAGAGGTCCCTTATCTTCTCATTGTAAACCTCCAACATGCTAACAGATAGCTCAAATTTCATGAGACGACTTCTACTTTCCGAAGAACGAAACAGTTCTTCTAATGTCCTGTAGTTCACTCCTCTATTCTCTGGTGTTCCCTCCATGGTAAATGTCTTCCCGGTTCCAGTTTGGCCATAGGCAAAAATGCAGACATTGTAACCATCAAGCACAGAAGTAACTATAGGTTTTGTCTGTGCAAAAACAGTGTCTGCACATAAAGGGAACAGTAAGATAAGAGAACTCAGAGCAAAGGTTTAtccaaaacaaacttaaaaCAGGTAACCCCTCAGTTTACCTTGCCCATCCTCAGGCTTAAAAACATGGTCAAACTTAAAATGCTTCTTGGATGAATCGGTAGAAATCAGTTGAAGCTCGTTTTCATGGGAGGCCTCAAACTCAACAACAGAAGCACAGCCATTCGCTATGTCAGCTTGGTTTAGAGGCCTGCATCTGCAAAAGACCCTGATATTCCCCTTGAGTTCGATGTTTTCATTGTATAACCGCTTCCTCTCTGATGACTCTTCCAAGTACTGCcttttcagagttccaagctcaGTAGCTGCCATTGAACACACAACATCAATTACAAAATAGCAAACAAgccttaaaaaaaaagttaaaataaaggTACTGACTCAGAAGCTGGAGAGCGTTTGACATTTCCGGTTCTACAAAGGAGCAGTTCTTGATTTCTTTCACTTGATTAGATACCAACACATGCTCATCCTTCAAGACCTATAAAACAACCTCCAAATTATACTCCTTTCAATTGCAACTCAGAAGGAACTTGTTAAAGAAAAGGGAATAACCTTGATTAAGCTACTCAAATCAATAATTTTCTGGAGAATTGGGAGTGTTGGTCCACCGTTAGGAGAAACTTGTTGGCTTCCACTTGTAACAGAGTCCTCACTTTCTTCCACTATTATCAGCCAAATCAGTAATGCAGCAAAATCAATCTCATTCTACTTTTCTGACTGGAGTTCCAGATTCATCAAATAAagttataaaccctaaaccctaattcgaatcTTCTAAAGACCTAATTGGATTCCATCACGAATAAAACATCTAAAACAACATGGAAACTAATGGATTGAGAGATCTACTACGACGAAGGATCAAGCAATCGAATCAAAAACTCAGGTTCGCTTGTGATTTTCTTTGTGCGAAATTCAAAATTCACAACGAGAAAAAACCATTACCAGCGTCGGGATCGTGATCTTCAGCAGAATATTCCTTCGATTCACACGGCGAAACACCATCGCTGCAAATTTCTGGGAGTTGATCTGACAAAAACCGTGTTTAATCAGCGAAATCGTTTCGTTTCGAATCAAGAAAGCGAATCGGAAGAAACTCAGATCAATCAGGAAACTGCGATTAGTACCTTCCATGGCGGATCTGGTTGAGAACGAGAGCAATAGAGCGAGAGCGAGAGAATGAGCGAGAGAGAGACAGAGTGTAGGTAAGAGGGGGGGAATTTGAATTTGAGATGAATATGAGCCGTTGGATGTGAGGAGCTTTGTAACGTTTATATATATCATCACCGTTCATTCATTTATCGGAGCGTCAGAAAACGGATCCGAATACGGGTTAACCGAAACGGATCCTTAAAGTCTCCAAACCTTCTCCTTTAGCTAGGAGGGTTTCCTTAAGAAGGATAGAATATgtttcattaattaataaaaaaacctaaacttccaattagtttagaaaaagcTCCCGTATATGCTAATTTTCGATATACGCCCCTATATTTCAACTGTCTGAACAAAATCTACTTGATTTTCGATATCAATATTGGTAGAATCTGGATATGGCTTATTCTTCAGTACCAAGCAGGTTCCATGGCTATCTCACCAGTTAATTCGTTCTCCACTGCCCAAATCATATCTACAAATGCAGCTATAATGTATTCTCTTGATAAAATCTAACAACCCATGGAGATCATTTTATATAATGCTAAATATaacttaattttgtaattaaattttaaatataaaaatttagaccATTGATTCAAGTGATACATGGTTTATGAGATTTTTTCGGTTagattttatcagttttttagtctcatatgaaatttttttttctctttttcaaaatagtttaaatggtagtttctttaaaaaacaatattgataatGATGTTCTTAGTATATCTTGTTATTTGTTTCTCTCTAATTGACTAATATAATCTTAGATTTTGGCTAAATTAATAATGAATGATATATCTTAGTTAAAAGTTTGGCCATCaatctatgttttaaaattttctgttGTATCTCCGTTAAAATATGAATTCAAAATTATGGTGATTAGATTCATTACATAAGACAGTATATTATAGAGTAAGTATGTGAGCTGACAAAATATGGGTGAGCAATAATTACGGATTCGATTTGAGTTTGGATTTAGTTTATTTGGTATAAGAAAACTTTAATCAAAGTAAATCcaaattagtttggtttggtataattttagttcggtttggtttatgtTCGATTTAGTCTTAGTTCAGTTTGATTTGTGTTTATttcgatttaatttttttttgtgtctatTCATTTTAGTCGAGTTGATTTTTTAGTTGGGTTATagtttaattacaaaattatgatTGATAAGAAGATAAACAAATTACCATTtgaaaaatcattattttcttcatatttaaatataaatccaAATATCACAATAAATTATAAGATATaatctaataattttatgttattatattCAAATCTTATATAAATACCATAGgtaattttctgtttttgatGTTAATGCAGGAGATTCatactcttttattttattttagttgtgTTGATTCTATTCATTTAGAAGTAAAAATGTATAAATCATATTTAGttgtttagtttaaatatattaaatcttaatattattactGTCATAGTTAATTAGCCTAACTAAAAACTCATGTTTAAAATCATTTGGTTTGGTTAAAACTGAACCATTTGGATTGATAAAATCTTGAACCAAATGGTTTAAACATATAATTTGGTTTGATATGGGTCGTGAATGAATCGGTTTGATTTGGtatggtttagatttttttcccACCACTATAACAAAGAAATTTTCCATTTCTCAGCGTCATTATCTATtttgtatgtatttttatttatttcgaaATAAGGGTATTTTTCAAATACAATCCCATGAAGCCGTTACTACAAACCCTAAATAACCTCAAAAATATCCAACGGTGGATATACATAACGGGAAGACACGTGGTCGTTTAGGATCACAACCTCCAGATATTCAGAGtggtaaaacaaaataaataaacaaacgcCTATTGGCTCTCAAGTATCACCAAGTCGGCCTTTTTATTCAAGTTTCGCGGCaacgcctctctctctctctctctctacaatcCTTTCTCTCACCGATCTATCGAAGAGATTCAACCGCCGATTCTCCTTGAGCTTTGTAATCGGTGAGTGGATCTCttctgattttagggttttaacGGGATCTCTTCGGACTTCACTTTAATCTGATTTTGTTGAAAAGCTTTGTGTGAAAATTgaatttcacttttttttttttttaattccgaTTGGGTGCTGCGAATTTGTAAGCAAAGTTGGTGTCTTTATTCAATCGATTGCTTCAAATTTCGTTGAAGAGAGCAAAAGTTTTTGTCTTTCTTGGTTAGATCGGTTTAATTTGAACTTTGGTTGCAATCACTTCGCAGATAAAACCGGAAGATGGGGCCCAGTAGGACGTCCAAGAGTGTGTACAAACGTTCCAACAAAGAAGCTTCTCCAGAGAAAGAGTTAAGGAACTCTAGCAAAACCAAGCCAAGAGTGAGTCTTTTCACCAAATCTTACTCACTTTGATGCTCGTACCTATGTTATTAGGAGTCACTTAGTTCAAAGATTGGACCCTCGTCTAGTGCTTTGTTTCTTAGAGTCTGAATCAGATTTTTAACTCGCATTTTTTGGTATCTATGTGTTATTCTTATCTCAGAAGAAGAGATTGACTGATAAGCTGGGACCTCAGTGGACGAAAGTAGAGCTTGAGCGTTTCTATGACGCCTATAGGAAGCATGGGAGAGACTGGAAGAAGGTAAGCTTTATTGTATGTGACTACTTTCTC is a genomic window of Brassica napus cultivar Da-Ae chromosome A2, Da-Ae, whole genome shotgun sequence containing:
- the LOC111207551 gene encoding kinesin-like protein KIN-14S; the protein is MIYINVTKLLTSNGSYSSQIQIPPLLPTLCLSLAHSLALALLLSFSTRSAMEDQLPEICSDGVSPCESKEYSAEDHDPDAVEESEDSVTSGSQQVSPNGGPTLPILQKIIDLSSLIKVLKDEHVLVSNQVKEIKNCSFVEPEMSNALQLLTTELGTLKRQYLEESSERKRLYNENIELKGNIRVFCRCRPLNQADIANGCASVVEFEASHENELQLISTDSSKKHFKFDHVFKPEDGQDTVFAQTKPIVTSVLDGYNVCIFAYGQTGTGKTFTMEGTPENRGVNYRTLEELFRSSESRSRLMKFELSVSMLEVYNEKIRDLLVDNSSHPPKKLEVKQSAEGTQEVPGLVEAQVFNTDEVWDLLKRGYCVRSVGSTAANEQSSRSHCLLRVTVKGENLINGQRTRSHLWLVDLAGSERVGKVEVEGERLKESLFINKSLSALGDVISALASKTSHIPYRNSKLTHMLQNSLGGDCKTLMFVQISPSSDDQGETLCSLNFASRVRGIESGPARKQADVSELLKLKQMTEKLKQEEKETKKLQDNVQSLQLRLTAREHICKGLQDKVRDLEFQLAEERKTRIKQETRALATASSSSSTTTSRQLPTITEKKPPLAPPRSMRMPLRRITNFMPQPGQPSQGHTKRFSDATSKENNNNSLRRSSSMDINTLMKPRRSSIAFRPAPPPSAIASGNNKTLQPRRRVSIATLRPEPSSSSYMNMATPSRPTFRGGGGDPRRGRYSKLFSPDHNLVTPNAMKGSRFKKSPLGGGGPRHPTVVALQKKAVVWSPLKFKNRRPSFIAMRASSSSATDLVRREQ